AACAACACCTATTGCAAAATTAGCTAAAAATATTTTACCCCAGAATTTTGCCATAGATTTATACATTTCATTACCAGTTTTTACATATATCGTCTCCATTATCGCAATTAGAATAATAAGCCCTAATGTTAGTGGAACAAAAAAGAAGTGGAATATTGTTGTCATTGCAAACTGCAATCTTGCAAGGGTCAATGCCTCCATACTATTACCTCCTTAATTAATATTTTTGTATTATTATAATTATAAATTATATTTTTTTCAAATATTAATATCAGATCTTACCATATTATACTATATAAAATTTTCATAACAAATTTATTTGTTATTTTTAGGCAATTTTACTTGACCTATTATAATTTAAAACTGTATATATTAATATAAAATTATGAAAGTAATAAACATATTAACTATTATAATTTTATTAAGTTACAGCAGTTTGTTGCTTGCTGAAGACTCAAATATGAACATAGAGATTACAAATGATACCGTAGAAAATTTAGCTTTGCTGCCATTAAACTGTATACAGCAAGA
This genomic stretch from Deferribacterota bacterium harbors:
- a CDS encoding cytochrome ubiquinol oxidase subunit I gives rise to the protein MEALTLARLQFAMTTIFHFFFVPLTLGLIILIAIMETIYVKTGNEMYKSMAKFWGKIFLANFAIGVV